In Chitinophagales bacterium, one DNA window encodes the following:
- a CDS encoding sulfotransferase yields the protein MALPNFLLVGAGKSATRSLYNYMTQHPQVFMPKVKEPQFFVADEVRNRIQKWVENYDQYEKLFDGSAGKKAIGEASVMYLFFYKQAIENIRKYLGDDVRILMILRNPVERAYSAYNFVHVNNPDEKYSFEDALALEEERFANHASLFMQYKSMGLYADAVKAYLDNFRNVHIMWYDEFRRNPQEVLKGVFTFLGIDPEVSIDYSRQWNKGGKKWKNPVLRWLFMSDNIFKKGYKLFFPKRQGVRTNEFFTKNFMEQTEPMKPATRQKLIAFFRSDIEKLSKITGRNLDNWLQ from the coding sequence ATGGCACTGCCTAATTTCTTATTAGTAGGAGCAGGTAAATCTGCTACACGATCGTTATATAACTATATGACGCAGCATCCTCAGGTATTTATGCCTAAGGTAAAGGAGCCGCAGTTCTTTGTGGCAGATGAGGTGAGGAACAGGATACAGAAATGGGTGGAAAATTATGATCAGTATGAGAAGCTGTTCGACGGCTCGGCCGGTAAGAAAGCAATAGGTGAAGCCAGCGTGATGTACCTGTTCTTCTACAAGCAGGCAATTGAAAATATCAGGAAATACCTGGGTGATGATGTCCGGATCCTCATGATCCTGCGCAATCCTGTTGAACGTGCTTATTCGGCATACAACTTCGTGCATGTCAATAATCCTGATGAGAAATATTCTTTTGAAGATGCGCTGGCGCTGGAAGAGGAACGGTTTGCCAACCACGCATCGCTGTTCATGCAGTACAAGTCGATGGGCCTGTATGCCGATGCGGTGAAAGCATACCTGGATAATTTCAGGAATGTGCACATCATGTGGTACGATGAATTCAGGCGTAACCCGCAGGAAGTATTGAAAGGTGTCTTTACCTTCCTCGGGATAGATCCTGAGGTCAGTATTGACTATTCAAGGCAGTGGAATAAAGGCGGTAAGAAGTGGAAGAATCCGGTCCTGCGCTGGCTGTTCATGTCAGATAATATTTTCAAGAAGGGATACAAATTATTTTTTCCGAAGCGGCAGGGTGTAAGGACCAATGAATTCTTTACGAAGAATTTTATGGAGCAAACAGAACCGATGAAGCCTGCAACCCGCCAGAAACTTATTGCCTTCTTCCGGAGTGATATCGAAAAGCTCTCAAAAATCACCGGCCGGAATCTTGACAACTGGCTGCAGTAA
- a CDS encoding MBOAT family protein, producing MVFNSFSFLLFFPLVTIIYFLLPHKYRWFHLLMSSCVFYMFFIPVYILILLFTIVIDYYAGIWIDQATGKRRKAYLLMSIAANVGVLAVFKYYNFFLGNLNWLTDLFGIKLDIPYLNIILPIGLSFHTFQAMSYTIEVYRGNFKPVRDFGIYSLYVMFYPQLVAGPIERPQNLIHQFYEKHEFDYDRVVSGLKLMLWGLFKKVVVADRLGSYVANVFNFPHQHDGEPLTFWVAAWFFAIQLYCDFGGYSDIAIGSARVMGFTLMTNFRRPYLGQSVGEVWQRWHISLTTWFGDYVFKPLGGYRKGKWRGIFNLGVLMFLAGLWHGANWTYVLCFLVFFVFLASRLVIKKQITAFDNLVYGIHPMFGRIVGTIMAFHCGIFSYIFFRSPTVSDALYYYGQMFSFRGTKFYDGDASTMWYGMFAIICLFLVEIYQEDWTKDKNAIFPEPKNRSLKYLFYAGVISIILLIGVFDASQFIYFQF from the coding sequence ATGGTTTTTAACTCTTTCAGTTTCTTATTGTTTTTCCCGCTTGTCACCATCATTTATTTTTTGCTTCCGCATAAATACAGGTGGTTCCACCTGCTGATGAGCAGTTGTGTGTTCTACATGTTTTTTATACCGGTGTATATTCTCATACTCCTCTTCACCATTGTTATCGATTACTATGCGGGAATCTGGATAGATCAGGCAACAGGAAAGCGACGAAAGGCTTACCTGCTGATGAGCATCGCTGCCAATGTAGGTGTATTGGCTGTTTTCAAGTATTACAATTTTTTTCTGGGCAATCTTAACTGGCTTACCGATTTGTTCGGGATTAAGCTCGATATTCCTTACCTGAATATTATACTGCCCATAGGCCTTTCTTTTCACACGTTTCAGGCCATGAGCTATACCATTGAAGTTTACCGTGGCAATTTCAAACCGGTACGCGACTTCGGTATTTACTCGCTATATGTCATGTTCTATCCACAGCTCGTGGCAGGCCCTATCGAACGGCCGCAGAATCTCATTCACCAGTTTTATGAAAAGCATGAATTTGATTATGATCGTGTCGTATCAGGATTAAAGCTGATGCTCTGGGGCCTGTTTAAGAAAGTGGTGGTGGCCGACAGGCTGGGATCGTATGTGGCCAACGTGTTTAATTTTCCGCATCAGCATGATGGCGAACCGCTTACTTTCTGGGTGGCGGCCTGGTTTTTTGCCATTCAGCTATATTGCGATTTCGGCGGTTACAGCGATATAGCCATCGGCTCTGCACGGGTTATGGGCTTTACGCTGATGACGAATTTCCGCCGGCCATACCTCGGGCAGTCTGTCGGCGAAGTATGGCAGCGATGGCACATATCACTTACCACCTGGTTTGGCGATTATGTTTTTAAGCCATTGGGCGGCTACAGGAAAGGAAAATGGAGAGGCATCTTTAATCTTGGCGTCCTGATGTTCCTCGCCGGCTTGTGGCATGGCGCCAACTGGACATATGTACTTTGCTTCCTGGTATTTTTTGTATTCCTGGCATCACGGCTTGTTATCAAGAAGCAGATAACGGCATTCGACAACCTCGTATATGGCATTCACCCGATGTTTGGCCGTATCGTAGGTACCATCATGGCATTTCATTGTGGTATCTTCTCCTACATTTTTTTCCGTTCGCCTACCGTTTCCGATGCATTGTATTATTACGGGCAGATGTTTAGTTTCCGGGGCACAAAATTTTATGATGGTGATGCTTCCACCATGTGGTATGGCATGTTTGCTATTATCTGTCTTTTTCTCGTTGAGATCTACCAGGAAGACTGGACAAAAGACAAGAATGCAATTTTCCCTGAGCCTAAAAACAGGTCGCTTAAATACCTTTTTTATGCCGGCGTCATTTCAATTATCTTGTTAATCGGCGTTTTCGATGCCAGCCAGTTCATCTACTTCCAATTCTAA
- the cysQ gene encoding 3'(2'),5'-bisphosphate nucleotidase CysQ has product MTNIDINKIIDIAHKAGEEIMVIYAQDFSVELKGDNSPLTMADQRANGIIVTALKNLYPDIPIISEETKVMAYADRKNWKEYWLVDPLDGTKEFIKKNGEFTVNIALMSDSEPVAGVVFAPAQKRMWYGVKGEGSFMINEDGTRMPLRKGANWRDLQKVNVVGSRSHMSEETLQFVEELKKQGKEVEFVSSGSSLKFCLVAEGKADVYPRFGPTMEWDTAAGHAVVAIAGGKVLNWETKQPLQYNKENLLNPFFIVEF; this is encoded by the coding sequence ATGACAAACATTGATATCAATAAAATCATCGACATCGCGCATAAGGCCGGAGAAGAGATCATGGTGATCTATGCGCAGGATTTTTCAGTGGAATTAAAGGGCGATAATTCGCCGCTCACCATGGCCGATCAAAGGGCGAATGGTATTATCGTGACAGCTTTAAAGAATCTGTATCCGGACATACCCATTATTTCTGAGGAAACGAAAGTGATGGCGTATGCGGATCGGAAAAACTGGAAGGAATACTGGCTGGTTGATCCGCTCGACGGAACCAAGGAGTTTATTAAAAAGAACGGAGAGTTTACCGTGAACATCGCACTGATGAGTGACAGCGAACCGGTGGCAGGAGTGGTATTCGCACCGGCCCAAAAACGTATGTGGTACGGCGTAAAGGGAGAAGGCAGTTTCATGATAAATGAAGACGGGACACGCATGCCATTGCGCAAAGGAGCCAATTGGCGTGACCTGCAAAAAGTGAATGTGGTAGGCAGTCGTTCACATATGAGCGAAGAAACCCTGCAGTTTGTAGAGGAGTTGAAAAAGCAGGGCAAAGAGGTTGAATTTGTGTCTTCCGGCAGTTCACTTAAATTCTGCCTGGTAGCGGAAGGTAAAGCAGATGTCTATCCGAGATTTGGTCCTACAATGGAATGGGATACCGCCGCAGGACATGCCGTGGTGGCAATAGCAGGAGGGAAGGTGCTCAACTGGGAAACCAAGCAACCGTTGCAATACAACAAGGAGAATCTGCTGAATCCTTTTTTCATCGTGGAGTTCTGA